The Syntrophorhabdaceae bacterium genome segment CGGCAGGAGACAAAGGCCCAGAAGAGCAGAAAAAACGGTGTCGATAAGCCTTTTCATCCCCAGAAGGACATGATTATAAAGAAGAGAAAAACCGCGGGCGGATATAAACCAGGTGTCGTCTATGAATTTGACCGGGATGCGGCCTGTGATCTCTTCATATATCTCCGCGGCTTCCTTCACGATAAGACCGTTGAAGCGGGCATTCTTGAAAGTCCGGAGAGATTCCGGACTGCGATCATGGGACATGGCGACGATCACCTGCTTCGCCCCTGTTGAAGCTGCGACCCGGGCAACATCAAGACATGTTCCCATGACTGCCGGTGATCCACTACGGGAGGCAGCCTGAAGGTTATCATCAAGGAATCCCTCGACCCTAAGGGGGGAGTGGGGCGACTTGAGCATATGGTAGATGACCATACCCCTTCTTCCCGCTCCCGCAATCAGAACTGATGATTTAGCTGCTTCGGAACGGGTGTACCTGTCATAGATGAATCTCCAGCACGAAATCGCAAAGCAGATTATCAGGGATTGGGTGCCGAGAATCGACACAGGAAGGTAAAAGCCTGAATAATAGACTATAAGACATGAGGAAGCCATACCCAGGAGGGCGGCCAGGGCAACCCTTCGGATGCTGTCGGCGATTTTTTCGTCGGGCCTCTGGTCATAGAGGCGAAGCACAAACATCCAGGGAGAATAGGTGCAGAGCGTTGAGACGAGGAAGACCCACAAGGGAAAGGGTGATTCGTTCCATGCGATAATTGCGCTTAGAGTCAGAAGGAAGAGATCGCCGGCGGCAAGCAGCTCACCGGGACGCCGGAAGCGCAAAACCGGAGGTATTCCTGAATGCACCGTTGCCTGTTCTGCCTCGGGCCACACCGCCTCATAAACCGGATGGCCATAGGTCTCCATACCCAAGCCTCCCGTGATGGCCGTCAATTTCCTCTTGTGCAATCTTCGTGTCGGAACTGCCTCAACACCTTTCATCACTTCACCGCCATTCATCATGCCACCCCCTTCTATTTTGTTCATTACCGTCAAAGGTCAGGAATAATGTTCCATTTATGTCCTTGGGCCGGACAGGCTACCGCCCCTGCACCGTCTGTTCATTCCTTGGTGCGCGAGGCCTTCACCCGGCCCGAGGCTTTGTA includes the following:
- a CDS encoding exopolysaccharide biosynthesis polyprenyl glycosylphosphotransferase produces the protein MMNGGEVMKGVEAVPTRRLHKRKLTAITGGLGMETYGHPVYEAVWPEAEQATVHSGIPPVLRFRRPGELLAAGDLFLLTLSAIIAWNESPFPLWVFLVSTLCTYSPWMFVLRLYDQRPDEKIADSIRRVALAALLGMASSCLIVYYSGFYLPVSILGTQSLIICFAISCWRFIYDRYTRSEAAKSSVLIAGAGRRGMVIYHMLKSPHSPLRVEGFLDDNLQAASRSGSPAVMGTCLDVARVAASTGAKQVIVAMSHDRSPESLRTFKNARFNGLIVKEAAEIYEEITGRIPVKFIDDTWFISARGFSLLYNHVLLGMKRLIDTVFSALLGLCLLPVLFFIAAFIKCDSQGPVFYRQARVGKDGKVFTIIKFRSMRQDAEANGARWAEEGDPRVTRIGHYLRKFRIDELPQLWNILKGEMSFIGPRPERPEFVNVLEKEVPHYSVRHTVKPGVTGWAQVILRYGASVDDALDKLEADLYYIKNMSPLLDLKILLRTVGVVILSQGSR